The following proteins come from a genomic window of Nostoc sp. TCL26-01:
- a CDS encoding histidine phosphatase family protein, protein MSQIVWIARHANRLDFVNPDWFLTAQRRYDPPLSDDGIVQTKQLARRLQGEKIAHIFASPFLRTVQTANAVAEVLDLPIKLETGLSEWLNPAWMTEEPERLSTPALKELFPRIDTSYTAQIAAKYPETHEQVRARSGQTARCLAADFFPDHILLVAHGASVLGAAMGLVGEIAKTEVKASLCSLVKVVRHNPEWLLELKGDTSHLSEIEEVIRFA, encoded by the coding sequence ATGAGTCAAATAGTCTGGATCGCAAGACACGCCAACCGCCTCGACTTTGTTAATCCCGATTGGTTTCTCACCGCACAACGACGTTACGATCCACCCTTATCTGATGATGGGATCGTTCAAACAAAACAACTAGCACGACGTTTACAAGGAGAAAAAATTGCTCACATTTTTGCTTCTCCTTTCCTGCGAACCGTACAAACAGCTAATGCAGTCGCTGAGGTATTGGATTTGCCTATTAAACTAGAAACAGGTTTGAGTGAATGGTTGAACCCTGCTTGGATGACAGAAGAACCAGAAAGACTCTCTACCCCAGCCTTAAAAGAATTATTCCCCAGAATTGATACCAGTTATACAGCACAAATTGCTGCCAAATATCCCGAAACTCATGAACAAGTAAGAGCGCGTTCTGGACAAACAGCCAGATGCTTGGCAGCAGATTTCTTTCCAGATCATATTCTGTTAGTGGCACATGGCGCTTCTGTACTAGGGGCAGCAATGGGTTTAGTCGGAGAAATTGCCAAAACAGAAGTTAAAGCTTCTTTATGCTCCCTAGTCAAGGTAGTACGCCACAACCCCGAATGGTTGCTAGAACTAAAAGGAGATACTTCTCACTTAAGTGAAATAGAAGAAGTCATCAGATTTGCATAA